One window from the genome of Oryctolagus cuniculus chromosome 1, mOryCun1.1, whole genome shotgun sequence encodes:
- the FBXW5 gene encoding F-box/WD repeat-containing protein 5 isoform X2: MRPYNWSYTQFSQFNQDDSLLLASGVFLGPHNSSSGEIAVISLDTFALLSRVRNKPYDVFGCWLTGTSLISGNLHRIGDITSCSVLWLNNAFQDVESENVNVVKRLFKIQNLSASTIRTVMVADCSRFDSPDLLLDAGGPAAPCRVFDLGGDSDPDSDSDGPAPAPAPPRPRGSRRFPDGALDTQAQLSERVLETRVAELLAQGHTKPPELAPADARNKYLIFTTGCLTYSPHQIGIKQILPHQMTTAGPVLGEGRGSDAFFDALDHVIDVHGHIVGMGLSPDNRYLYVNSRAWPRGSVVADPMQPPPIAEEIDLLVFDLKTMREVKRALRAHRAYTPNDECFFIFLDVSRDFVASGAEDRHGYIWDRHYNICLAKLRHEDVVNSVVFSPREQELLLTASDDATIKAWRSPRTVRLLQAPRLRPRPFFSWFGCHRR, encoded by the exons ATGCGGCCCTACAACTGGAGCTACACCCAGTTCTCCCAGTTCAACCAGGACGACTCGCTGCTGCTGGCCTCGGGCGTCTTCCTGGGGCCGCACAACTCCTCCTCGGGCGAGATCGCCGTCATTAGCCTAG ACACCTTCGCCCTGCTGTCGCGCGTGCGCAACAAGCCCTACGACGTGTTCGGCTGCTGGCTGACGGGCACCAGCCTCATCTCCGGGAACCTGCACCGCATCGGCGACATCACCTCCTGCTCGGTGCTCTGGCTCAACAACGCCTTCCAG GACGTGGAGTCGGAGAACGTGAACGTGGTGAAGCGGCTCTTCAAGATCCAGAACCTCAGCGCCAGCACCATCCGCACCGTCATGGTGGCCGACTGCTCCCGCTTCGACAGCCCCGACCTGCTGCTGGACGCCGGCGGCCCGGCCGCGCCCTGCCGCGTCTTCGACCTGGGCGGCGACTCCGACCCCGACAGCGACTCGGACGGGCCggccccggcgcccgccccgccccggcccaggGGCTCGCGGCGCTTCCCGGACGGCGCGCTGGACACGCAGGCGCAGCTGTCCGAGCGCGTGCTGGAGACGCGGGTGGCCgagctgctggcccagggccacaCCAAGCCCCCCGAGCTGGCCCCCGCCGACGCCAGGAACAAGTACCTCATCTTCACCACGGGCTGCCTCACCTACTCGCCGCACCAGATCG GCATCAAGCAGATCCTGCCGCACCAGATGACCACGGCGGGCCCCGTGCTGGGCGAGGGCCGCGGCTCCGACGCCTTTTTCGACGCGCTGGACCACGTCATCGACGTGCACGGACACATCGTGGGCATGGGCCTGTCGCCCGACAACAG GTACCTGTACGTCAACAGCCGCGCCTGGCCCCGCGGCTCGGTGGTGGCCGACCCCATGCAGCCGCCCCCCATCGCCGAGGAGATCGACCTGCTGGTGTTCGACCTCAAGACCATGCGCGAGGTGAAGCGGGCGCTGCGCGCGCACCGCGCCTACACGCCCAACGACGAGTGCTTCTTCATCTTCCTGGACGTCAGCCGGGACTTCGTGGCcag CGGGGCCGAGGACCGGCACGGCTACATCTGGGACCGGCACTACAACATCTGCCTGGCCAAGCTGCGGCACGAGGACGTGGTCAACTCGGTGGTCTTCAGCCCGCGGGAGCAGGAGCTGCTGCTGACCGCCAGCGACGACGCCACCATCAAGGCCTGGCGCTCGCCGCGCACCGTGCGCCTCCTGCAGGCCCCGCGCCTGCGCCCCCGCCCCTTCTTCTCCTGGTTCGGCTGCCACAGGCGCTGA